Part of the Pseudoliparis swirei isolate HS2019 ecotype Mariana Trench chromosome 18, NWPU_hadal_v1, whole genome shotgun sequence genome is shown below.
GGATGAattttctgaaataaaagtAGACCATGGACTAAAAAATTAATCTTGACTCAGAGAAACTACTTGTCAACCTGGAAACCAGCTAATGTCAGCACTGCAGGTGGAATGTGTGTAAGCAGGTGGATTTAGCCTCATTAGTTATGCCAAGTGTTTATCAAGCTTAGCTCGTCTTTAAAGGGCTGATGCTGATCTGCCCGTAAAGCCGGAGTCGAGGCTCTGGTTTTGTGTCGAGTCAGAGTTAAATTGAAGTAGTACGCTGCTAATCAGGGCGCCACCGAAGAATCCCTTCATCACTTATTGACTCTCTTCAAACTTGTGTATATCCTCCGCGGGGTATGTAGTATATTCAAAAAGTAACTATTTACTATATAGTACTTAAGTAGGCCTTTTACTtcacttgagtatttccattgtCAGGGAAATCCTCATGCGACTTCATATTTCTGCTCGTATGACGTGTACATTTCAGAGGAAAATATTATCCGTGTTCCTCCAGTACATTGATTTACTTTTTAGATTAAGAttttatatacacagtataatataatgcaaaaataataataataaaaaaactaccCAACAGCATATGAAGTAGTTAACATTAGCTCAATCATGACCAATTAAGAAGAATCATATTATtaatcaaattatatatattatatagacgGAAGCCATGTTGCACTTTTAGTTTTTAGGAATGCCTATGCTACATTTTGTACTTTTAAAGgacttttattgaaatgtatttatatatatatgtgtatgtatgtgtatatatatatatacacgtgtgtgtgtggaattatTACttacaatataaaaatatattgggGAAAACATAGTTTTAGATGCGGTGTGGCCTGATGAAGGAAGACATGGAATAGTGTCTcattatatatgtaaaaaataaacttgtAGTGATCCATAGTCTATGAAAAAAGAAACGTGGAAAGAGCAAACCCCTGACAACAGCgctatgaacaacaacaacaacagcggaGAGTCGCCATCGTGATTTCATTCTGTTCTTATCGGTGTTTAAAGCACACGCTGACAGAGGCCTCCTCTCCCGCGCCCCTCGCTTCCTGCCCGGCGCGCCGCTGTCGTGGAGCCGCTTCTATCTTTAGTCTCCGTGGCTGCTTCGGGTCGtcggtgggaggagccgagcGACCAATCGGGAACCCTCGGCTGTCTGCGCGCCTGACGTCACCGGCCGAGAGCGGCTCCTCGGCTCTCTCGCGCCCATGAGGAGCTCCACGTGACAGCCTGGTTGGTGGGTAGAGGCAGGTTTAATACTACCGGTACAGCAAGCGGCACGAGAGGGAAAACAAAACGCTCCGCCACGGCGACCGTAACCCGCCGCAGTGCACGTGCCACACCGCGGGGTGGGTACACGGGGTAAAATTACACGGTGTCCTTCCCTCGCGCGTGACTCATGCCAGGCTAAAAAATGTGGAAAGATGACCTTGTTGGCCCTTTTGAAACACTGGCATTTATTATTAAACACCGCGTGCTATatcttttatattatatttaatatatataatacaattatataaattaaaagaaaaaaaagtgtcagaACTTAGTAATAATTAGGGAAAGTTAGACTATTGTTTTATTAAGATAACAACACACTTATAGCcaacaataatgataataatcatcATTAGTACTTTTGTCTCACATTTTACTTTACTGTGAACTTACCCTCGTATACATACAGGCCTTTACCTAATAAGCTATgcagattttatttttctttctgaaatattaaaataggCTACGTCACTAGACGTCTGTGTTTTGGGTTATTGGTGGTATAGTGCTTATAGAAAGGTTTGGTAACATTCCGCTGCTCTACTTTCTCTCCTTGTGAACACGGTCCGGTCCTGTGGACCCGAGGAGCATTGCGGCGGTACACGGGACTCGGCTCCCGGTGGAGGAGTACTACAGAAAATGGGTTGTGTACTCCAGCAGCAGGGCAcacggggaggagggagggaggcgtgcgcgcgtgcgtgcgtgtgtgcgcgtccgcgtgtgcgtgtgttgcaCGGGGAGGGTGAGGAGTTGAAAGCGCCGTCCAACACGTGAGGCTCATGTGACGGTGTCGAGTCTGGTGTCTCCAGCCGGAGAGAGACGTGCCTGCAGTCACAGGGTTTATTTAACACGTAGTCAGAACCCACCCCGCTCCCTCACACGCTCAGCCGCGCGCGGATCCTCCCCACACCGACCAGCGAGCCCGGACCTTTCGGGCGGCAACAACTGCGCACTGCCCCAAAAAGACTCGCAGCGCACAGCGGGGGgaacaacaacacaagaaaaCGCACACGCGCGCCGGATAACAGGAGatactatttttattttttgtgtgatttttttaatttaaaaaaaaaaaatctttcttcCTCAGTTTGGAAGTGCGTTTCGAAGAGATATACATTTGGAACATTTTTTGgaggctttttttcttgtttcttcttctccccccccccccccttccccaaaCCCCCCGAAAATTCTTCACGGTTGAGCAACATGGAGAGGATTACCAGCGCGCAACCACCGCCGTCACTGGATATAGCCGACATGCAagggtaaaaatatatatataaatatatttttttctatttctatttgtTTCCGTCCTATAATATTCAACTATACGTgacgcgttttttttttttaaagcttagcCCATTTTCCCAACTGAGGTTCTAACTAATGTTATCTTGTCTCCGAAGAATCGATTTCTCCATGTATAAACCCAGGAGGGGCGTGAAGCGCGGGGATGACAGCAAGGTAACACACAATAATactcattaaaaaatatatttaaaaagtcgAAAAAATGCGAAGAATATTCCCCGCCATCCGTCAGTTTCCACCGAGTCTCCTGGACTCACACAGACATTCATGTATATATCTTCatatcctccctcctcttcctccttcctctccaggaGACTTACAAGTTGCCCCACCGGCTGATCGAAAAGAAAAGGCGCGACAGGATCAACGAGTGCATCGCCCAGCTGAAGGATCTGTTGCCGGAGCACCTCAAGCTCACGGTGAGTGGTTCCGGCTCGGTGCGTGCGCACGTCCGCTCCTCGCAGCCGGAGAATCGAACCCGCCACTCGGCCGTGTCCGCGCGAGGCTGCCGGTGATTCAGTTTTGGGAGTCTCTCAAAAGAATTACTAAAAcaattaatgtaaaaaaataagacaaaaaaCACTTTTGCATTTCGAAAGCAGAGAAGTTATGAATAAACAACTTTTTGtttcgttttttaaaatttgtcatcttgtcctttttaaaatgtattatatatattatatgtatatatttatatatatatgtatatatttatatatatatatttataaataaaagtcaaattgtGTTAAAATTCAAACAAAGTTTTTGATTTTCATTTGTCAAGGGTttttcctgtgtttgtgtgtgtgtctctctctctctttgtgtgtgtgtgtgtgtgtgtgtgcatctctctctctctgtgtgtgtctgtgtgtctctctctgtgtgtgtctctctgtctctctctctctctctgtgtgtgtctctctctctctctctctctccgtgtgtgtgtgtgtgtatctgtatcgCATGACTTCCACCGGGGGGGGTTTTCGGCGCTTGTCCTCTGTTTGGCGGCAGAATGTGTTACATAAGAAAGATCAACATGCTGATCGAAGGTCTTCCTGTTTTTAGACGCTGGGTCATTTGGAGAAAGCCGTGGTGCTGGAGCTCACGCTGAAGCACGTGAAGGCCCTGAGCGGcgtcctggagcagcagcagcagaagctcATGGCGCTGCAGAACGACCCGCAGATCGGTGAGTTTTgggtctaaaaaataaaaacggcGCGGTGAAAAACAGCGCAGGGAAAATCTGACCTCGTGTTTTTCTCGATGGACCAGGCGATCGCGGCGGCGACGCGGAGAGCAGCGAGGAGATGTTCCGCTCCGGCTTCCACCTGTGTGCGAAGGAGGTCCTCCGCTACCTGACCAGCCAAGAGAGCAGCAGGGACCTGACCCCCTCCCACGTCATCGGCCACATCCAAAAGGTCGCGGCGGAGGTCCTGCACCACCAGAGCGGGCCGGACGACTCCGCCCCTCAAGCGTCGGAGATCGCCAAGAAGCAGCACGCCGGCGAGCCCAAGCGGGCGGCGTCCGACGGCACCGCCAAGAACTGCGTCCCCGTCATTCAAAGGACTTGCCCCCACGCGGCGGGGGGGGAGCTGAGCGGCAGCGACACGGACACCGACAGCGGCTACGGCGGCGGCGAGCACGACGCCAAAGCCCAGTGGTCAGAGAGCCACGCCAAGGAGGGGGAGCGCAGGCGCGCCGCCGCGTCCGAGGCGGCCGCCGCCATCAAGCTGGAGGGCGACGAGCCGCGGGCCAAGAAGTCGAGGGccgacgcctcctcctcctcggacgAGGTTCTCTCCGGCCGCGTGGCGGGAGGCCCCGGCGGCTACATGAGCTTCGGCCCCAACCAGCCGCCGTTCTGCCTCCCCTTCTACCTCCTCCcccccgcggcggcggcggcctacCTGCCCATGCTGGAGAAGCACTGGTACCACGGGGGCCTGCCGCTCATGTACCCGGGCATGGGATGCTCCGCAGCGGGCGTGACCCCGGAGACGACGGCCATGTCCCCGGGGGCGGGGTCTCCGGCGTCCTACCAGAACCCCGCGGACTCCCCCGCCCTGCACAGAGCTCTgaagcagctcccccccccggTGAACCCGGAAACCAAAGACTGAGCAGACGTGTTTCCGTTGGAGTCTTGCCCTCTGAATGTTGATGtggttgaagaagaaaaaaaaagggtctccccccccccaacaaaacaaaaaaccccaaaacaagcTCTGGTATCCCTTAAAACCACGGCCCATCAGAacattgcccccccccacacacaagtCAACGACCCCAAGAGAGTCACTGTCGCCTGTCATCGGCCCCTCGCACACTGAAACCAGACTTTTAGGGGTGTccttgagcccccccccccccttgtcacaCAGCTCTGAAACACTGTGAAGAAAATCCGTTGAAAAGACGATGAGGAAGCGAGACGGTCgcgagtgtttttattttgttttccagtGAGCTCTGTGTCGACTGCCCGAGGTAAACACAGAATGTAAGCTCCTCCCTTTCCCATCCCCCCAAAATAATTATTTGGACCTACTTagttttgcacacacacacacacacacacactgtattgaATGTAAAGATTGAACAAAAGTCCCTCGTAGATGCTGCtcgaatgatttttttttcgaCCTGCGGTGGAATCCGTGAACGGAGGATCCACTTTTAAGTGTTTGTGGCTCATTGAGGCAAGAAtgttccacaaaaaaaaaaacacaacaaaaaacaacaatgttgATGAGAGACGTCACAAAGGACGCTCGAGGCCACGACGACCTCGCGGCCGAGAGGTGAACTGTGTTCCCGGCGTTGTGTCACGGCACCGGGTGTGCCGCTCGTCGTCTATTtgaaaaaacgaaaaaaaatgACAGTGATTTGGCCGTGCTTTTTCaacgattttttttatttgtgactcACGACTGTTTGTGCATCTGGATGGagtccctcccccctcccccgtgaAGTCATCACGTCTTGTAATCActataataattattttttgttgttgcttctgCTTATCGCACATCTCTATTTTTGATACATGACCCTCCGAGTGTATTGGCGTGACGGCCAGATGAAggttgagcccccccccccccccgtgccgcGTGACAAGATGAAAGGTGTGCGGTGGCGTGGCGCGCTCAACCAGATTTGCATCTCGCCCACAAAATTCCCAGTCAAGTTAAGGCCTGAACTTTAACTCATGCTGTTGCCTTTACTCGGACGGacgcacaatacacacacagacacacacacacacacacacacagacacacacgcggcGATTAGCAGGTGTTTCAATGTATTTTTTGCTTTAATTGtcgtgtctgtggcagagtgaATGTAAAGTTCAAAGAAAAATAATAGTTTTGTatagcgagagagaaagagaggtacttgggatttttattttgaaatgtaacaAAAAGGTTGTT
Proteins encoded:
- the bhlhe40 gene encoding class E basic helix-loop-helix protein 40 gives rise to the protein MERITSAQPPPSLDIADMQGIDFSMYKPRRGVKRGDDSKETYKLPHRLIEKKRRDRINECIAQLKDLLPEHLKLTTLGHLEKAVVLELTLKHVKALSGVLEQQQQKLMALQNDPQIGDRGGDAESSEEMFRSGFHLCAKEVLRYLTSQESSRDLTPSHVIGHIQKVAAEVLHHQSGPDDSAPQASEIAKKQHAGEPKRAASDGTAKNCVPVIQRTCPHAAGGELSGSDTDTDSGYGGGEHDAKAQWSESHAKEGERRRAAASEAAAAIKLEGDEPRAKKSRADASSSSDEVLSGRVAGGPGGYMSFGPNQPPFCLPFYLLPPAAAAAYLPMLEKHWYHGGLPLMYPGMGCSAAGVTPETTAMSPGAGSPASYQNPADSPALHRALKQLPPPVNPETKD